The following are encoded in a window of Alphaproteobacteria bacterium genomic DNA:
- a CDS encoding conjugal transfer protein TraG N-terminal domain-containing protein, producing MDYAVYIYGGGKILWTIFNGISLIFASDNPYFTSVGTLTIGIALLYTGVRSVPGGSLPIFFKEWILPTFLLVALFYGPKASVNIIDKVDLNFKYSKVDNIPLGIAAVASLSSTISEFLTEHIETIFTSSDMERFSRVGPMFGAKLIQAAHTLSIRDPLIRENLKDFTRQCFAWPYVFSNLEPGKKAALETEDMLGFIEANPHPLLGIYWRQPNGQSAFMNCRECAVRV from the coding sequence ATGGATTATGCAGTTTATATTTATGGCGGTGGCAAGATTCTCTGGACCATTTTTAATGGCATCAGCTTGATCTTTGCAAGTGATAATCCTTACTTTACATCCGTCGGCACCTTAACAATCGGCATTGCTTTGCTCTATACCGGAGTCAGGTCAGTTCCAGGTGGTTCGTTGCCCATATTCTTTAAGGAGTGGATATTACCCACCTTTCTCCTGGTTGCTTTGTTTTATGGTCCCAAAGCCTCCGTCAATATAATCGACAAAGTGGACCTGAATTTCAAATACAGCAAGGTTGATAACATCCCGTTGGGCATCGCTGCCGTGGCCAGCCTATCCAGCACGATTAGCGAGTTTCTGACGGAGCATATTGAGACCATATTCACCTCAAGTGACATGGAACGGTTCTCAAGAGTGGGGCCGATGTTTGGAGCCAAGTTGATCCAAGCCGCCCATACGTTATCAATAAGAGATCCTCTTATCCGCGAGAACCTGAAGGATTTTACACGCCAGTGTTTTGCATGGCCGTACGTCTTCTCAAACCTGGAACCTGGCAAGAAAGCTGCTTTGGAAACCGAAGATATGCTGGGCTTCATTGAGGCAAATCCTCATCCCCTTCTAGGTATATATTGGCGACAACCGAATGGCCAATCAGCTTTCATGAACTGTCGTGAATGTGCCGTCAGGGTG
- a CDS encoding conjugal transfer protein TraH translates to MVRKIISVLVILILSCLPTATQASALDKFFKSLGGQVNKTTPGAFQDQAAGYYTGGGYVLRQNNSVVQPINISLPQLGTGCNNLDLYFGSFSFLQGEQLSQLLRQIGTGVPTYGLQLAMKTMAPQVENLLSQLRKSVQDMNNMMLNSCQASQKIVGGLWPRGTAASEQICMNERRSGGEDWFGARQHCEKPNSVQSNVKHAQGKYKDLMMGEYNLVWHVLKKMPEYSKEVDGRPPKELASFIMSVTGTLISKREGDAIRLKVIEPKADQKDFIAAYLKGGTTSQLTCDEDQKCLSPRLTQITIQDSSAQPRTTMKAKVIYKISELRVKYISKESITAEDIAFLNDAVNVPVYRYIQVSVAAGTPFLMQDAAEYIAANVILTQFDRVMSEVLEAVDALQKIQLEDTAIESFKKNLQSSRSRVQSLLIGANSGSINTLNQTIQAIEQAIVAKNS, encoded by the coding sequence ATGGTTAGAAAAATTATAAGCGTCTTGGTCATTCTTATTTTAAGTTGTCTCCCAACTGCCACTCAAGCCAGTGCTTTGGACAAATTCTTTAAAAGCTTGGGAGGGCAAGTAAATAAAACAACACCGGGGGCGTTTCAGGATCAGGCGGCCGGATATTACACAGGCGGCGGCTATGTCTTACGCCAAAACAATAGTGTGGTTCAGCCTATCAACATCAGCCTGCCTCAGTTGGGAACGGGCTGTAATAATCTCGATTTATATTTTGGATCGTTTTCCTTTTTGCAAGGGGAGCAGCTCTCACAGCTTCTTCGCCAGATCGGAACAGGTGTCCCGACTTATGGCCTTCAATTGGCCATGAAGACCATGGCTCCTCAAGTTGAGAATCTATTATCTCAGCTGCGCAAATCCGTACAAGACATGAATAATATGATGCTGAATTCCTGCCAAGCAAGTCAGAAGATCGTCGGGGGTCTTTGGCCGAGAGGAACGGCGGCGAGTGAGCAAATCTGTATGAATGAGCGCCGCAGTGGCGGTGAAGATTGGTTCGGTGCACGTCAACATTGTGAGAAGCCTAATTCTGTTCAATCAAACGTCAAACATGCGCAAGGCAAGTACAAAGACCTGATGATGGGCGAGTATAACCTTGTGTGGCACGTCCTTAAAAAGATGCCGGAGTATTCGAAAGAAGTCGACGGTCGACCCCCGAAGGAGCTGGCCTCTTTTATCATGTCCGTGACGGGGACGTTGATTTCCAAAAGAGAGGGCGATGCCATTCGTCTAAAAGTCATCGAACCCAAGGCTGATCAGAAGGATTTCATTGCGGCTTACCTGAAAGGAGGAACGACGTCTCAGCTCACCTGTGATGAAGATCAAAAGTGTCTATCACCTCGCCTTACTCAAATCACGATCCAAGATAGCAGCGCGCAGCCCCGAACGACGATGAAGGCCAAGGTCATCTATAAAATCTCAGAGTTGCGGGTCAAATATATTTCCAAAGAATCGATCACAGCCGAGGATATTGCATTCCTCAACGATGCCGTCAATGTTCCTGTCTATCGTTACATCCAGGTAAGTGTGGCCGCTGGCACGCCTTTCCTCATGCAGGACGCGGCGGAATATATAGCAGCCAATGTCATCCTCACGCAATTTGATCGGGTGATGAGTGAGGTCCTTGAGGCCGTAGATGCCTTGCAAAAGATTCAGTTGGAAGATACGGCGATTGAGAGTTTCAAGAAGAATTTGCAAAGCTCACGCTCACGTGTTCAGTCCCTATTGATTGGCGCCAACAGCGGTTCCATCAACACCTTAAATCAAACCATACAAGCCATAGAACAAGCCATAGTTGCCAAGAACAGTTAA
- a CDS encoding conjugal transfer protein TraF, whose product MGIIKSMLFMSIFLIFPAHSSWYKGEQKGWLWYKKTLLPMKKENKKDTTSKVLTYSGRMEVLRKNFEEIQAKAILEPTLDNVQVMQQAQNAIMNRATEFEKYWMLASLLTSQNFRSSDQPSPQHRKVYQVQFDRQLDQKIRSLAKTYGLFFIFKEDCPFCHEFAPIIKDLMNLYGFDVKAISADGKALELFPDAEADNGTIAVLNPEGIYPSLFLVNPQSRQVIPLARGLVSLSQLRENFKVIIRFLEEAPHG is encoded by the coding sequence ATGGGGATTATTAAATCAATGCTTTTCATGTCGATTTTTCTCATCTTTCCAGCCCATTCAAGTTGGTACAAAGGAGAGCAAAAAGGGTGGCTCTGGTATAAGAAAACTCTGCTTCCTATGAAGAAAGAGAACAAAAAAGATACCACATCAAAGGTACTCACCTATTCAGGAAGAATGGAGGTTTTACGCAAGAACTTTGAAGAGATTCAAGCCAAAGCAATTTTGGAACCCACATTAGATAATGTTCAAGTGATGCAACAAGCCCAGAATGCCATCATGAATCGCGCGACTGAGTTTGAAAAATATTGGATGCTTGCCTCCCTTCTTACAAGCCAGAACTTTCGCAGCTCCGATCAACCAAGTCCTCAACATCGAAAGGTTTATCAAGTGCAGTTTGATCGACAGCTTGATCAGAAAATAAGGAGCTTGGCCAAAACCTATGGACTCTTTTTTATCTTTAAAGAGGATTGCCCCTTCTGCCATGAATTTGCTCCCATTATTAAAGACCTGATGAATCTTTATGGATTTGATGTCAAAGCAATCTCAGCTGATGGGAAAGCGCTTGAGTTATTTCCGGATGCGGAGGCTGATAACGGAACGATTGCCGTCCTCAATCCAGAAGGCATTTATCCCTCGTTATTTCTAGTGAATCCACAGTCTCGTCAAGTTATTCCTCTCGCTCGTGGTCTTGTGAGCCTCTCCCAGCTTCGAGAAAATTTTAAAGTCATCATTCGATTTCTAGAGGAGGCTCCACATGGTTAG
- a CDS encoding conjugal transfer protein TraN, which translates to MKMSFIILGVILSTISKIEAMNKSFDQGSSWAQSHAIPKPQNPSVILGYEGKDLPQSKIKGHDLGSKSRQAMYNNEAGNLIVETYAARPNYVIDSQKDPLMVVANQAIADPQKTLNDNLKEIPRKEISSEETKTCVEGGDEYQQNCSKHLKIVLKITSEVKTNVTYCPGHARKERRGWSMHYSHWTEYCGGCATRVDVTPKKVKVIKEKWIDGCKTLEDHVDRGLCRYVKATRSPQNETRVIKGEPITRDHFEEHYQYACFKASSKSCVGLREKGCYQTNSVCKERVANTCVLWEQTFRCPAGKRALKSYKSSNNKNPFCLSGDCTDTTYKPNQDLFEVLSQMSVLKEAQNDLRNFSTIFKGSDRRCTRNCLDFRDCCGSGKGWGVSLHLASCDAEEKELRELRDKNRCVLVGTYCAEKLAGQCIRKKTTFCCYTSKLAKIIQEQGKGQLGLGFGSPQQPQCQGLTPEQLSKIDFSKVNFSDLFQDIAASTKVPDVQKITQGIQRSMKDKTSHITKSQTTQGRGHGDY; encoded by the coding sequence ATGAAGATGTCCTTCATAATACTGGGGGTGATTCTATCAACGATCTCCAAAATTGAAGCCATGAACAAGTCCTTTGACCAAGGCAGCTCTTGGGCTCAAAGCCACGCAATCCCCAAACCTCAAAATCCTAGTGTTATTCTAGGATATGAAGGAAAAGACCTTCCTCAATCAAAAATCAAGGGCCATGATCTTGGAAGCAAATCTCGACAAGCCATGTACAACAACGAGGCCGGCAATCTTATTGTGGAAACTTATGCCGCCCGACCAAACTATGTCATCGATTCTCAAAAAGACCCCCTTATGGTAGTGGCCAACCAAGCCATAGCGGATCCTCAAAAAACACTTAATGATAACCTCAAGGAAATTCCTAGAAAAGAGATCAGTTCTGAAGAAACCAAAACATGTGTGGAGGGTGGTGATGAGTATCAACAAAACTGTTCAAAGCACTTAAAGATCGTTCTTAAGATCACATCAGAAGTGAAAACCAATGTTACCTACTGTCCAGGACATGCAAGAAAGGAACGAAGAGGATGGAGTATGCACTACAGTCATTGGACAGAGTATTGCGGAGGATGCGCAACTCGGGTAGATGTGACCCCAAAAAAGGTGAAAGTTATTAAGGAAAAATGGATTGATGGATGTAAAACTCTTGAAGATCACGTTGATAGAGGGCTTTGCCGCTATGTAAAAGCCACGAGAAGTCCTCAGAATGAAACTCGAGTCATTAAAGGCGAGCCTATTACCCGCGATCATTTTGAAGAACATTATCAATATGCATGTTTCAAGGCCTCATCTAAATCTTGCGTGGGTTTGCGCGAAAAGGGCTGTTATCAGACCAATTCCGTTTGCAAAGAAAGGGTTGCTAACACCTGTGTTCTTTGGGAACAAACTTTCCGCTGCCCTGCTGGTAAAAGAGCCCTCAAATCTTATAAATCTTCCAACAATAAGAATCCGTTTTGTTTGAGTGGAGATTGTACCGATACCACTTATAAGCCCAATCAAGATTTGTTCGAAGTTTTGAGTCAGATGTCGGTGCTCAAAGAAGCGCAGAATGATTTGAGGAACTTCTCGACCATATTCAAAGGGTCTGATCGAAGGTGTACGCGCAATTGCTTAGATTTTCGAGATTGTTGCGGCTCGGGCAAAGGCTGGGGCGTGTCACTGCACTTGGCGAGTTGTGATGCTGAAGAAAAGGAACTTCGAGAATTACGGGACAAAAATCGGTGTGTGTTGGTTGGAACTTATTGTGCAGAAAAACTCGCCGGGCAATGCATCCGAAAGAAGACGACCTTTTGTTGCTATACCAGCAAGCTTGCCAAGATTATTCAGGAACAAGGAAAAGGACAATTGGGGCTCGGTTTTGGATCCCCCCAACAACCCCAATGTCAGGGTTTGACCCCAGAACAACTGTCCAAGATAGATTTCTCGAAAGTGAACTTCTCTGATCTTTTTCAAGATATTGCAGCTAGCACAAAAGTTCCAGATGTTCAGAAGATCACCCAAGGTATACAGCGATCTATGAAGGATAAGACGAGTCATATAACCAAGTCACAAACAACACAGGGGCGTGGCCATGGGGATTATTAA
- a CDS encoding TraU family protein, translating into MAFFLGITPTNSTCVGRFVNPITDICWKCVFPLTIMGMDVVRGNASPPVPRSPICVCNRPPLNLPVPGIPVGFWEPVRMVDVTRTPYCLVNMGGMQVARSGVSYRGDVEEDGHTGLHHSFYQVHWYVYPIMYWLEVLMDFICLENTSIDLTYLTELDPLWNDDEKSFILNPEAVLFGNVLAQAACAADCVASSTNLPLDSLFWCSGCQGGLYPFTGTLSDHAGGVQASLLIAGRFMAKLHREGLLWGTYGKQGLCAKYPMPIIKKSQYRLQMTYPIPTTSNCYPLGHTEVFWQGGKEFPYKGSDFGYLVWRKRDCCLG; encoded by the coding sequence ATGGCTTTTTTCTTAGGTATTACCCCAACAAATTCTACCTGCGTGGGCCGCTTTGTCAATCCCATCACAGACATCTGCTGGAAATGCGTGTTTCCCTTAACCATTATGGGTATGGATGTTGTGAGGGGCAATGCGAGCCCTCCCGTGCCCCGATCGCCTATCTGTGTGTGCAATAGACCTCCCTTAAACCTTCCAGTTCCTGGAATTCCAGTGGGGTTTTGGGAACCGGTCAGAATGGTGGATGTGACTCGAACGCCCTATTGCCTAGTGAACATGGGCGGGATGCAGGTGGCGCGCTCAGGCGTTAGCTATCGGGGGGATGTGGAGGAAGATGGGCACACCGGGCTTCATCACAGTTTCTACCAAGTGCATTGGTATGTATACCCGATCATGTATTGGCTCGAAGTCTTGATGGATTTTATTTGTCTTGAAAATACCTCCATTGACCTGACCTACTTAACGGAGCTGGACCCCTTATGGAACGATGATGAGAAGTCTTTCATCCTGAACCCTGAAGCCGTCTTGTTCGGCAATGTTCTTGCCCAAGCCGCGTGTGCCGCTGACTGCGTGGCTTCTTCTACCAACTTGCCTCTCGATTCCTTATTTTGGTGTTCTGGATGTCAAGGTGGACTTTATCCGTTTACAGGAACGCTTAGCGATCATGCTGGAGGGGTTCAAGCCAGTCTCCTCATTGCAGGCCGATTTATGGCCAAACTTCACCGAGAGGGACTCCTCTGGGGGACTTACGGCAAGCAAGGTCTATGTGCCAAATACCCCATGCCAATCATTAAGAAGAGCCAATATCGCCTTCAGATGACCTACCCAATTCCAACCACGTCCAATTGTTATCCCTTGGGTCACACGGAAGTGTTTTGGCAAGGAGGAAAGGAATTTCCCTATAAAGGCTCGGATTTTGGGTATTTGGTTTGGCGCAAAAGAGATTGTTGTCTCGGTTAG
- a CDS encoding ribbon-helix-helix domain-containing protein, with product MTGVRFDVDTETRLNALAAQTHRSKSYYLKEAMKAYLDAYEETILAVSRYEEQVRNGTLKTIPMEKIMKELNFDKSDLED from the coding sequence ATGACTGGCGTACGTTTTGATGTAGATACGGAGACCCGCTTAAATGCACTGGCGGCCCAAACGCATCGTTCAAAGAGTTATTATTTAAAAGAAGCGATGAAGGCATACCTTGACGCTTATGAGGAAACCATTTTGGCTGTCTCGCGGTATGAAGAACAAGTTCGCAATGGGACATTAAAAACGATCCCCATGGAAAAAATAATGAAAGAACTGAACTTTGACAAATCTGACTTGGAAGATTGA
- a CDS encoding type II toxin-antitoxin system RelE/ParE family toxin has product MTWKIEWTPDSRKQLRKLDRPIQKRILTFLNERILDSNAPRRTGKALAGSLSAYWSYRIGDYRVLVDIIDHELVILVVQLDHRRQVYN; this is encoded by the coding sequence CTGACTTGGAAGATTGAGTGGACGCCCGATTCTCGAAAACAATTGCGAAAACTGGATCGACCCATTCAAAAGCGCATTTTGACATTTCTTAATGAGCGAATCCTGGATTCTAATGCACCCCGGCGAACTGGAAAGGCTTTGGCGGGGAGTTTGTCCGCTTATTGGTCTTATCGTATTGGAGACTATCGAGTTCTGGTTGATATTATAGATCATGAATTGGTCATCCTTGTAGTTCAACTGGACCACCGCCGCCAAGTTTATAATTAA